Proteins from one Thioflavicoccus mobilis 8321 genomic window:
- a CDS encoding energy transducer TonB, translating into MENRPYHWLIALVVAGLAHATVALALVRTPPPEIARRVLIAIELGPGGGGDDAEQAGTGADGDGGAPVDHTAEDVLVDRLPDEPEPEQAQEPNTESATEPTPPAAVVPPVSKPLPAVVETPASRSKVVETPKPKPKVAQKPRPKPKPAVPRKPKPRVAAERPSAPKSAVNSWAGTGKLGPTARGNGGADKGDGKGSGSGKGKGSAKSPSRYYGQLAAWVNRHKRYPPSARRNRQTGTVRVTFTIDRNGRVLSKRIVASSGHAVLDKEVEAMLRRASPMPKLPKELGRSTLTLTLPVVFNLR; encoded by the coding sequence ATGGAGAATCGCCCCTACCATTGGTTGATCGCCTTGGTTGTTGCCGGGCTGGCACACGCGACGGTAGCGCTCGCGCTGGTGCGCACGCCACCGCCGGAGATCGCGCGCCGCGTCCTGATCGCTATCGAGCTGGGGCCCGGCGGTGGTGGCGACGATGCTGAGCAGGCCGGCACGGGCGCCGACGGAGACGGGGGAGCGCCCGTTGATCACACAGCCGAGGATGTGCTGGTCGATCGGCTGCCCGATGAGCCCGAGCCGGAGCAAGCGCAGGAGCCAAACACCGAGTCGGCAACCGAGCCGACGCCGCCTGCGGCAGTCGTGCCGCCGGTGTCGAAGCCCTTGCCGGCTGTTGTCGAGACACCCGCGTCACGCTCGAAGGTCGTCGAAACACCGAAGCCTAAGCCCAAGGTCGCGCAGAAGCCGCGACCGAAGCCGAAGCCCGCGGTGCCCCGCAAGCCCAAGCCTAGGGTCGCCGCTGAGCGGCCTTCCGCACCGAAGTCGGCGGTCAATTCGTGGGCTGGTACTGGCAAGTTGGGCCCGACCGCCCGCGGTAATGGCGGTGCCGACAAGGGCGACGGAAAAGGAAGCGGCAGTGGAAAAGGGAAAGGCAGCGCCAAGAGCCCGTCGCGCTACTACGGCCAGCTCGCCGCATGGGTCAACCGACACAAACGCTACCCGCCCTCTGCCAGGCGCAATCGTCAGACCGGGACCGTGCGCGTGACCTTCACCATCGATCGCAACGGACGGGTATTATCCAAGCGCATCGTCGCAAGCTCCGGACACGCGGTGCTGGACAAAGAGGTCGAGGCCATGCTGCGACGGGCTTCTCCGATGCCGAAGCTCCCGAAGGAGCTCGGTCGCTCGACCCTTACGCTGACGCTTCCCGTCGTTTTCAATCTGCGCTGA
- a CDS encoding EAL domain-containing protein — protein MTRDQAKQKWADGPRSGPSPDPSSAVDAATLRRRAEERLRATADLEPHAQSLDEETADLVHELRVHQIQLEMQNEELRLAQEALEVSQARYFSLYDLAPVGYLSLSEAGLIEEANLTMTNLLGTARDDLIHKPLTRFIAPPDQDTLYRCRQRLWSTEEPQTCELRLRRPDEGPASPIWVRLETSIRTESPDGRRLWLVTLSDITCLKEGERARRDALARLQLVAEIAEVTFWEWHPRTDEISPPPGFGPRSGPKSEPDSAQTTGEARQRLDDWLARLHPEDQERFRTDLARFVAAGNKPYELEYRRRCQDENYRWMLARLHPLAGDHSPLDRVLLVQQDITRRKESEDWAIRLAQHDPLTGLPSRSLLVQMAEHMLASARRSGGALAVLFFDLDRFKPVNDVHGHAVGDKLLQALAQRLRGAFRAEDLVARLGGDEFIAVSPNIHSSDDAAQVAGRAIAALAPAYRIDGLELHCLPSIGISLFPRDGDSIDELIQRADQAMYQAKRVGHGQFQFVTEALNHQARLAQELEDRLRQGLAHAEFQLVYQPVLDIRDGMIVGADALLRWPQAGGGDIAPKTFLPVAEASRLIHEIGHWVLREATRQQQAWCAEGLPPIPMAVNISARQLRHPAFLPEVAAAMQASGIDPAFLTLVLGGASLMQDVEAARRILDELKQLGVRLALDDLTLSGCGLGVLKALPLDQLKIKRDLVRCLGVVGYMPAMIDAVLCLGRALQLDVTAVGIETEAELEFFRQRDCYRVQGFHLGTPMAGDRFANWFRGRSALPPAGAR, from the coding sequence ATGACGCGTGACCAGGCTAAGCAGAAATGGGCCGATGGGCCGCGGTCGGGCCCATCGCCCGACCCATCGAGCGCGGTCGACGCCGCGACGCTGAGGCGACGCGCCGAGGAGCGGCTGCGCGCCACGGCCGATCTCGAGCCTCACGCGCAGAGCCTCGACGAGGAGACGGCCGACCTGGTCCACGAGCTGCGCGTACATCAGATCCAGTTGGAGATGCAGAACGAGGAGCTGCGGCTCGCCCAAGAGGCGCTGGAGGTCTCGCAGGCGCGCTACTTCAGCCTCTATGATCTGGCACCGGTCGGCTACCTGAGCCTCAGCGAGGCCGGGCTCATCGAGGAGGCCAATCTGACCATGACCAACCTCCTCGGCACCGCGCGCGACGACCTGATCCACAAACCCTTGACGCGCTTCATCGCGCCCCCGGATCAGGACACCCTCTATCGTTGCCGGCAACGGCTCTGGTCCACGGAGGAGCCCCAGACCTGCGAGCTCCGCCTGCGGCGTCCCGACGAGGGGCCTGCCTCGCCCATCTGGGTCCGGCTCGAGACGAGCATCCGAACTGAATCGCCGGACGGGCGCCGCCTATGGCTGGTCACCCTGAGCGACATCACCTGCTTGAAAGAGGGTGAACGGGCGCGGCGCGATGCCCTGGCGCGCTTGCAGCTGGTCGCAGAGATCGCCGAGGTGACCTTCTGGGAATGGCATCCGCGGACCGACGAGATATCCCCTCCGCCGGGATTCGGGCCTCGATCTGGGCCAAAATCCGAGCCAGATTCCGCACAGACGACCGGCGAGGCCCGGCAGCGCCTGGACGACTGGCTGGCTCGGCTGCACCCCGAGGATCAGGAGCGGTTCCGCACCGATCTCGCCCGCTTCGTGGCGGCCGGAAACAAACCCTACGAGCTCGAGTATCGGCGGCGGTGCCAAGATGAAAATTATCGCTGGATGTTGGCCCGCCTGCATCCCCTGGCGGGCGATCACAGCCCCCTCGATCGCGTGCTGCTGGTGCAGCAGGACATCACCCGGCGCAAGGAATCCGAGGACTGGGCCATCCGTCTGGCCCAGCACGACCCCCTGACCGGGCTGCCGAGTCGATCCCTGCTGGTGCAGATGGCCGAACACATGCTGGCGAGCGCCCGGCGCTCAGGCGGCGCGCTGGCGGTGCTCTTTTTCGACTTGGACCGCTTCAAGCCCGTCAACGATGTGCATGGACATGCCGTCGGCGACAAGCTCTTGCAGGCCTTGGCGCAACGCCTGCGGGGGGCCTTCCGCGCCGAGGATCTGGTCGCACGGCTCGGCGGGGATGAGTTCATCGCGGTCTCGCCGAACATTCACAGCAGCGACGACGCGGCCCAGGTGGCGGGCCGCGCCATTGCGGCCCTGGCGCCGGCGTATCGGATCGACGGTCTGGAACTACATTGCCTCCCGAGCATCGGCATCAGCCTCTTTCCCCGGGATGGCGACAGCATCGACGAGCTGATTCAGCGCGCGGACCAAGCCATGTATCAGGCCAAGCGGGTCGGTCACGGCCAATTTCAATTCGTGACCGAGGCGCTCAACCACCAAGCGCGGCTCGCGCAGGAGCTGGAAGACCGGCTGCGGCAGGGCCTGGCGCACGCTGAGTTCCAGCTCGTCTACCAACCCGTGCTGGACATTCGCGACGGGATGATCGTCGGGGCCGACGCGCTGCTGCGGTGGCCGCAAGCGGGCGGCGGCGACATCGCTCCGAAGACCTTCCTGCCCGTCGCCGAGGCGAGCAGGCTGATTCACGAGATCGGCCATTGGGTCCTGCGGGAGGCCACTCGCCAGCAGCAAGCCTGGTGCGCAGAGGGACTGCCGCCGATCCCCATGGCCGTGAACATTTCGGCCCGCCAGTTGCGCCATCCGGCCTTCCTGCCGGAAGTAGCCGCCGCGATGCAGGCCAGTGGGATCGATCCTGCCTTCCTGACGCTGGTACTGGGCGGGGCCTCCTTGATGCAGGATGTCGAGGCGGCGCGGCGAATCCTCGACGAGCTGAAACAACTCGGCGTGCGACTGGCCCTCGACGATTTGACGCTGAGCGGCTGCGGTCTCGGCGTACTGAAAGCACTGCCGCTGGACCAACTGAAGATCAAGCGAGACCTGGTGCGATGCCTGGGCGTTGTCGGCTACATGCCCGCCATGATCGATGCCGTCCTCTGCCTTGGCCGGGCGTTGCAGCTCGATGTCACCGCAGTCGGCATCGAGACCGAGGCCGAACTGGAATTCTTCCGTCAGCGCGACTGCTATCGGGTTCAGGGTTTCCATCTTGGCACCCCGATGGCCGGCGACCGCTTCGCCAACTGGTTTCGCGGCCGTTCGGCCCTCCCTCCAGCGGGTGCCCGATAG
- the thiO gene encoding glycine oxidase ThiO: MSTIIVIGGGIIGLLTARELAQAGADVTLIEMGTTGRESSWAGGGILSTLRPWRYAEPVTALVQWSQRRYPELCGELFERTGIDPEHSRDGLLIVDVPDPAPALSWGREHEMAMETLDGSAIRAAAPKLVHESECALWLPDIAHVRNPRLIKALRRANNRAVRIREHQEVVELLVSDDRVAGVRTHTGVHHAETVVVCAGAWTANLLEQLGRPPAIAPVRGEMLLFHADPGLLSRIVLAGEHYAIPRRDGRILFGSTLEQSGFAKTTTAEAKELLHEQATTLFPMLRRMPIGGHWAGLRPSSPSGIPYIGAHPGIAGLYVNAGHFRYGLTMAPASAHLITDLILGREPILPPAPYGLDAPR; this comes from the coding sequence ATGAGCACCATTATCGTCATCGGCGGCGGCATCATCGGCCTTCTGACGGCCCGTGAGCTCGCCCAGGCCGGCGCCGATGTCACGCTGATCGAGATGGGCACCACGGGCCGCGAGTCCTCCTGGGCCGGCGGCGGCATCCTCTCGACGCTCAGGCCCTGGCGCTACGCCGAGCCCGTCACGGCCCTGGTGCAGTGGAGCCAACGACGCTATCCCGAGCTCTGCGGCGAGCTGTTCGAACGCACGGGGATCGACCCGGAGCACTCCCGCGACGGCCTGCTCATCGTCGATGTCCCCGACCCCGCGCCCGCGCTGTCATGGGGTCGAGAACACGAGATGGCGATGGAGACCCTCGACGGATCCGCCATCCGGGCCGCCGCTCCGAAACTCGTCCACGAGTCCGAATGCGCGCTGTGGCTGCCGGACATCGCCCATGTCCGCAATCCCCGACTGATCAAGGCGCTGCGCCGTGCGAACAACCGGGCCGTGCGCATCCGCGAACACCAGGAGGTCGTCGAGCTCTTGGTCTCCGACGACCGCGTCGCCGGCGTGCGGACCCACACCGGAGTGCATCACGCCGAGACGGTCGTCGTCTGCGCCGGGGCCTGGACCGCGAACCTGCTCGAACAGCTCGGCCGTCCACCGGCCATCGCGCCGGTGCGCGGCGAGATGCTCCTGTTCCACGCCGATCCCGGCCTGCTGAGTCGGATCGTGCTCGCCGGCGAGCACTACGCGATCCCCCGACGCGACGGGCGCATCCTCTTCGGCAGCACCCTCGAGCAGAGCGGCTTCGCCAAGACGACCACGGCCGAGGCCAAGGAGCTGCTCCACGAGCAGGCCACCACGCTGTTTCCGATGCTGCGGCGCATGCCGATCGGTGGCCACTGGGCCGGGCTGCGCCCCAGTTCGCCGAGCGGCATCCCCTACATCGGCGCCCACCCGGGCATCGCGGGCCTCTACGTCAACGCCGGCCACTTTCGCTACGGCCTCACCATGGCCCCAGCCTCGGCACACCTGATCACCGACCTCATCCTCGGGCGCGAGCCGATCCTGCCCCCGGCCCCCTATGGACTCGACGCCCCACGCTGA
- the ispH gene encoding 4-hydroxy-3-methylbut-2-enyl diphosphate reductase, with protein sequence MLPILVANPRGFCAGVHRAIAIVEQALERHGPPIYVRHEVVHNRYVVEGLRQRGAVFIEELSEVPDGATLIFSAHGVATAVREAAEARGLRIFDATCPLVTKVHLEVARHCRSGADVILIGHRGHPEVEGTLGQCPAGGAIHLVETTDDVAGLEVRDPDRVAYVTQTTLSVDDAAAIVEALRARFPAIQGPKKSDICYATQNRQDAVRDLATRCDLILVVGSPNSSNSNRLRELAERHGCAAKLIDGTEDIDREWLTEASRIGLTAGASAPEVLVEQVIAQLEAWGATSVTEQDGVREEIVFALPRELTEPAAAPSR encoded by the coding sequence ATGCTACCGATTCTCGTCGCCAATCCACGTGGCTTCTGCGCCGGCGTGCACCGTGCCATCGCGATCGTCGAGCAAGCCCTCGAACGCCATGGCCCCCCGATCTACGTTCGTCACGAGGTCGTCCACAACCGCTACGTCGTCGAAGGGCTGCGCCAGCGCGGCGCGGTCTTCATCGAGGAGTTGAGCGAGGTCCCCGACGGCGCGACCCTGATCTTCAGCGCCCACGGCGTCGCCACCGCAGTGCGCGAGGCCGCCGAGGCACGGGGGCTGCGCATCTTCGATGCCACCTGCCCGCTCGTGACCAAGGTCCACCTGGAGGTGGCGCGCCACTGCCGTAGCGGCGCCGACGTGATCCTGATCGGCCACCGGGGCCACCCGGAGGTCGAGGGGACCCTCGGCCAATGTCCCGCCGGCGGCGCCATCCACCTGGTCGAGACGACCGACGATGTCGCCGGGCTCGAGGTGCGCGACCCCGACCGTGTCGCCTACGTGACCCAGACGACGCTGTCGGTCGACGATGCTGCCGCGATCGTCGAGGCCCTGCGCGCGCGGTTTCCAGCGATCCAGGGGCCGAAGAAAAGCGACATCTGCTACGCCACCCAGAACCGCCAGGATGCGGTACGCGACCTGGCGACGCGCTGCGACCTGATCCTGGTCGTCGGCTCGCCGAACAGTTCCAACTCCAATCGCCTGCGCGAATTGGCCGAGCGCCACGGCTGCGCGGCCAAGCTGATCGACGGCACCGAGGACATCGACCGCGAGTGGCTCACCGAGGCGTCGAGGATCGGCCTGACGGCCGGCGCATCGGCCCCCGAGGTCCTCGTCGAGCAGGTCATCGCCCAGCTCGAGGCCTGGGGCGCCACCTCGGTCACCGAGCAGGACGGGGTGCGCGAAGAGATCGTCTTCGCCCTGCCCCGCGAACTCACCGAGCCGGCGGCAGCGCCCTCCCGCTGA
- a CDS encoding ExbD/TolR family protein, whose protein sequence is MRGFVRSGIRGEAQRIRRPPRPSTNRFGDNALVPLINVVFLMMIFFMLAGTIRPPDTLPVDRPLSVQGRLEDAQLVELWMDADGRVALGETVLPLDTLIGDLRLRLQARGETRVLLSADDAVPTGQLRALLQRLREVGVQQLLIVARQG, encoded by the coding sequence ATGAGGGGCTTCGTTCGTAGCGGCATTCGCGGCGAGGCGCAACGGATACGGCGTCCTCCACGACCGAGCACCAACCGCTTCGGCGACAACGCCCTGGTCCCACTGATCAACGTCGTCTTCCTGATGATGATCTTCTTCATGCTGGCCGGGACGATTCGCCCGCCAGATACCTTGCCGGTCGATCGGCCACTGTCCGTCCAAGGACGTCTCGAAGACGCCCAGCTCGTCGAGCTGTGGATGGATGCCGACGGCCGCGTGGCGCTGGGGGAGACCGTGCTGCCGTTGGACACCCTGATCGGGGATCTGCGGCTGCGCCTCCAAGCACGCGGCGAGACGCGCGTCCTGCTGAGTGCCGATGACGCGGTGCCGACCGGGCAGCTGCGAGCCCTGTTGCAGCGTCTGCGCGAGGTCGGCGTGCAGCAGCTTCTGATCGTTGCCCGCCAGGGTTGA
- a CDS encoding MotA/TolQ/ExbB proton channel family protein: MTNLSWVPGLEPLLRGLSDQPGVASLAETAGNGGPVLIVLALLSVAAMTIVLVKLWQFARLRIGARQPVDRALALWSRHEPEEAIAALAGRRQPSARLVHRAMTALQAPGTDEGVLREELTRFGIQMQEQLRAGLRALEVIATLSPLLGLLGTVLGMIDAFRELEQAGAQVDPSILSGGIWQALLTTAAGLSVAIPVVMLHAWLEHKVDAQGHRMDDAVTRVLTRDLIHPLIHAKQPEPVTGARADAPDHAT; encoded by the coding sequence ATGACCAATCTCAGCTGGGTGCCGGGGCTGGAGCCCTTGCTGCGCGGACTGTCCGATCAACCGGGCGTTGCCTCCCTGGCCGAGACGGCCGGCAACGGCGGCCCGGTGCTGATCGTGTTGGCGCTGCTCTCGGTCGCGGCGATGACCATCGTGCTGGTCAAGTTGTGGCAGTTTGCGCGCCTGCGCATCGGGGCGCGTCAACCGGTGGATCGGGCCCTCGCGCTCTGGTCTCGGCACGAGCCCGAGGAGGCCATTGCCGCGCTTGCCGGCCGGCGTCAGCCCAGCGCACGACTGGTGCATCGGGCGATGACCGCCTTGCAGGCACCAGGTACCGATGAGGGCGTCCTGCGCGAGGAACTAACCCGCTTTGGCATCCAGATGCAGGAGCAACTGCGCGCCGGGCTGCGCGCCTTGGAGGTGATCGCGACCCTGAGCCCCTTGCTGGGTCTGCTCGGCACCGTGCTCGGGATGATCGATGCGTTCCGCGAGCTGGAGCAGGCCGGCGCTCAGGTCGACCCGTCAATCCTCTCCGGGGGCATCTGGCAGGCACTCCTGACAACTGCCGCGGGACTCTCGGTCGCCATCCCGGTGGTCATGCTCCACGCCTGGCTCGAGCACAAGGTCGACGCCCAAGGTCACCGCATGGACGACGCCGTCACTCGGGTCCTCACCCGCGACCTGATCCATCCGCTCATCCACGCCAAGCAGCCCGAGCCAGTGACCGGCGCCCGGGCGGATGCGCCGGACCATGCAACTTGA
- a CDS encoding TonB-dependent receptor produces the protein MLVRRILPASLYGLLVGGLVTAAVAEPVTDEQPIAVELDAIEVTAGVPVPGDPMLQAADVDVLTGEELRRRARLTLGETLESLPGVSSITAGNTVGKPVIRGLSGNQIQVLSNGVGVDYQQYGERHPPNIDPFLAERIEVVRGASSLLYGSGALGGAIDVQAPAFVFSPEGESAASGDTLFTYHSNNGQWDTGAKARASSDWLSIDAGLIRRSAGNLNTPNAKTAAESGDSSDPKFTGELPFTDFDQLNGQFGVGVQTDIGEFGVRYTQWNNENNYLLPNGKGIGLWLRNDQLQFTGAMPLASGWELKPTLSWQNNLRRANSAGTPLSAGYDGTVHLEFDRYVARFEAVHDALGPFDGGTLGVEYSNKIQYSRGTTVLASGGEVGNLALFAFESKDIGALTLQAGLRHDWHSVTGDAGKTSATVNFTGRDNHDYAEFTGSLGAVYRLTDQLAIASNLGRGFRAPSLFELYADGVHGGVSAIQEGNPDLDPETSLNIDLGLRWRSPSVQGSATLYRNAISDYIYLEDTGESRDDLPVFAYKQDDALLTGLELEARWQVTDRIELGATLDVVRGTNDRTDEDLPLLPADTLKVEATYRFPERGMVREPYFTLGVRHAAAKDAAPGEPFAQFDDMPFGTASTDAYTLVDLDLGFAFRAFGSRLARVDLAVRNLFDIEYRDFLDTYKGYALSPGRDISLSVSVPFGG, from the coding sequence ATGCTCGTAAGAAGGATCCTCCCCGCGTCCCTCTATGGTCTGCTTGTCGGCGGTCTCGTCACGGCTGCGGTCGCCGAGCCCGTCACGGATGAACAACCCATCGCGGTCGAGCTTGACGCGATCGAGGTCACCGCAGGCGTGCCGGTGCCGGGTGATCCGATGCTGCAAGCAGCGGATGTCGACGTGCTGACCGGTGAGGAGCTGCGTCGGCGCGCACGGCTCACCCTCGGCGAGACCTTGGAGTCCTTGCCCGGCGTGTCTTCCATCACCGCCGGTAACACGGTCGGCAAGCCGGTGATTCGCGGCCTCAGCGGCAACCAGATCCAGGTGCTGTCGAATGGGGTCGGCGTCGACTACCAGCAGTATGGCGAGCGTCATCCGCCGAACATCGACCCCTTCCTCGCCGAGCGCATCGAGGTGGTGCGCGGTGCATCCAGTCTGCTCTATGGCTCCGGCGCCTTGGGGGGCGCCATCGATGTGCAGGCGCCGGCGTTCGTGTTCAGCCCGGAGGGCGAGAGCGCGGCCAGCGGCGACACCCTGTTCACCTATCACAGCAACAATGGGCAATGGGACACGGGAGCCAAGGCGCGGGCGAGCAGCGATTGGCTGAGCATCGATGCGGGCTTGATACGCCGTTCGGCGGGCAACCTCAACACGCCCAATGCCAAGACGGCCGCCGAATCCGGCGATTCCAGTGATCCCAAGTTTACCGGCGAGCTCCCCTTCACCGACTTCGATCAGCTCAACGGCCAGTTCGGCGTTGGCGTTCAGACTGACATCGGCGAATTCGGCGTCCGCTATACCCAGTGGAACAACGAGAACAACTACCTGTTGCCGAACGGCAAGGGGATCGGCCTGTGGCTGCGCAACGACCAGCTCCAGTTCACTGGCGCCATGCCGCTCGCCTCGGGCTGGGAGCTGAAACCGACCCTCTCTTGGCAGAACAACCTGCGCCGCGCCAACAGCGCCGGGACGCCGCTCAGCGCCGGCTACGACGGGACTGTCCATCTGGAATTCGATCGCTATGTCGCGCGCTTCGAGGCCGTCCACGACGCGCTCGGCCCCTTCGACGGCGGCACGCTCGGTGTCGAGTACTCCAACAAGATCCAATACTCGCGCGGCACCACGGTGCTCGCTTCCGGCGGCGAGGTCGGCAACTTGGCCCTGTTCGCGTTCGAAAGCAAGGACATCGGTGCCCTGACCCTGCAAGCGGGACTGCGCCACGATTGGCACTCGGTCACCGGCGACGCCGGCAAGACCTCGGCCACGGTCAATTTCACCGGCCGCGACAACCATGACTATGCCGAGTTCACGGGCTCGCTGGGCGCGGTCTATCGGCTCACGGATCAGCTGGCGATTGCCTCCAACCTCGGTCGCGGCTTCCGCGCACCCAGCCTGTTCGAGCTCTATGCCGACGGCGTGCATGGCGGTGTCTCGGCCATTCAAGAGGGCAACCCGGACCTCGATCCCGAGACATCGCTCAACATCGACCTGGGTCTGAGGTGGCGCTCGCCCAGCGTCCAAGGCAGCGCGACCCTCTATCGCAACGCCATCAGCGACTACATCTACCTCGAGGACACGGGCGAGTCGCGCGATGACCTGCCGGTCTTCGCCTACAAGCAAGACGACGCCTTGCTGACCGGACTGGAGCTGGAGGCGCGTTGGCAGGTGACCGATCGCATCGAGCTCGGCGCCACGCTCGACGTGGTGCGCGGCACGAACGATCGCACCGATGAGGATCTGCCCTTGCTTCCGGCGGACACGCTCAAGGTCGAGGCCACCTATCGCTTCCCCGAGCGCGGTATGGTGCGTGAGCCCTACTTCACGCTCGGCGTGCGCCACGCCGCCGCCAAGGATGCGGCGCCGGGAGAGCCGTTCGCGCAGTTCGACGACATGCCGTTCGGAACCGCATCGACCGATGCCTACACCCTGGTGGATCTCGATCTCGGCTTTGCCTTCCGCGCCTTCGGCAGCCGTTTGGCTCGCGTCGATCTGGCCGTTCGCAACCTCTTCGATATCGAGTACCGGGACTTCCTCGATACCTACAAGGGTTACGCGCTGAGTCCGGGGCGCGATATCAGTTTGAGCGTGAGCGTGCCGTTCGGAGGCTAG
- a CDS encoding DUF3299 domain-containing protein: MIETEGSLLRQTANTRFDTSAAAVLMLLLLSACGSESDMASEASDSAGSRNGLTAAELATEAPATESGAEERRVDADGRGSGEVTELDWDALIPEEWRPETLLEGLNEDGASLDDISDEDPRAEAVMNKLMALWKQAPVVEALDGKKVRLPGFVVPLEFDLNDVSEFLLVPYYGACIHVPPPPANQTVHVVLPEGKAFRGGVFDTVWVTGVLRVERFSSEMAEAGYRLEALQIAPYP; this comes from the coding sequence ATGATCGAGACTGAAGGGAGCCTGCTGAGGCAGACAGCAAACACCCGTTTCGACACGTCAGCCGCTGCTGTCCTGATGCTCTTGCTGCTCAGTGCCTGTGGCTCTGAATCGGACATGGCGTCCGAGGCGTCGGATTCGGCCGGCTCGCGCAATGGACTGACGGCCGCGGAGCTGGCCACCGAGGCGCCCGCCACGGAGAGCGGGGCGGAGGAGAGGCGGGTCGACGCTGACGGGCGGGGCTCGGGCGAGGTGACCGAGCTCGATTGGGACGCCCTGATCCCCGAGGAATGGCGCCCGGAGACGCTGCTGGAGGGGCTGAATGAGGACGGGGCGAGCCTGGACGACATCAGCGACGAGGACCCGCGCGCCGAGGCCGTCATGAACAAGCTCATGGCCTTGTGGAAGCAGGCCCCGGTCGTGGAGGCGCTGGACGGAAAAAAGGTCAGGCTCCCTGGCTTCGTCGTACCCCTGGAATTCGACCTGAACGACGTGAGCGAATTCCTCCTCGTCCCCTACTACGGTGCCTGTATCCACGTCCCGCCGCCGCCCGCCAATCAGACCGTCCACGTCGTCCTGCCCGAGGGCAAGGCCTTCCGCGGCGGTGTCTTCGACACGGTTTGGGTGACCGGTGTCCTCAGGGTCGAGCGCTTCTCAAGCGAGATGGCCGAGGCAGGCTATCGCCTCGAGGCGCTCCAGATCGCGCCATATCCGTGA
- a CDS encoding ExbD/TolR family protein — MQLEQRTRARRRAAIGLTPLIDVVFILLLFFMLASSLTRLHTVPVVVAGDGSATAAPTTDPGPLLLRVLAAGGLVLDGQAIASEQLPRALAERQALDPALRLAVEAEDAVPLQRLLDVLDAVAQAGVSGVRLQ; from the coding sequence ATGCAACTTGAGCAACGGACCCGGGCGCGCCGCCGGGCGGCGATCGGGCTGACCCCGCTGATCGACGTGGTCTTCATCCTGCTGCTGTTCTTCATGCTCGCATCCAGCCTGACCCGCTTGCATACGGTGCCGGTCGTCGTGGCTGGTGATGGCTCAGCGACCGCCGCGCCGACCACCGACCCGGGACCCCTCCTGCTGCGGGTGCTGGCGGCCGGCGGCCTGGTGCTCGATGGCCAGGCGATCGCGTCCGAGCAGCTGCCTCGGGCGCTCGCCGAGCGGCAGGCGCTGGATCCGGCGCTGAGACTCGCTGTCGAAGCCGAGGATGCGGTTCCGCTGCAACGCCTTCTCGACGTGCTCGATGCCGTGGCGCAGGCCGGGGTTTCCGGTGTCAGGCTGCAATGA